One Gossypium raimondii isolate GPD5lz chromosome 3, ASM2569854v1, whole genome shotgun sequence genomic window carries:
- the LOC105796408 gene encoding uncharacterized protein LOC105796408 isoform X1 produces MEESNNYGHQHPLLLILNQDQLIHNQSGVTHCSRCGEKVSAPCFCCAEHCGFYLHKVCAEAPLELNHPFHPHHPLLLMQNAPYSSGRYICNFCDKGGNEFVYHCSCHFDFHIKCALFTFNIAENNLKELEHVALQDKELEDDNKCFGCQEPLTNYTHFSPDCGFNLHEKCAELPFKLNHGCHRKHPLVLQFNSQRLSCKICRVTRRSTESGFFYGCSPCKFVVHIECASQSPLQVIKSTNHEHPFTLFNGHQHPLLLMLNQEQLIDNQGGVTDCSRCGEKVSAPCFYCAEHCGFYLHKVCAEAPLALNHPFHLNHPLLLMQKSPHLSGAYFCTFCHEFGDKSVYHCSSCELDFHIKCALFTLNIAENNLKELEHVALHDPLISTENGDKKLKDVSKCFGCWEPLAMYTHFSPDCGFNLHEKCAELPFKLNHVYHRKHPLVLQFNSKRLSCKICQVPRRRGFVYGCSPCKFVVHIECASQSSLQVIKNTNHEHPFTLFLRQVPFTCDACGTEGNHVSYTCGTCNIIIHKNCISLPRIIKSKWHDHPLIHTYFHHIEDFRVLDCLICHDEVNTEHGSYYCSKCDVIFHVKCAMKDKDSYEIVENEDEMPHESSISVIERNDAGEATKIKHFKHMHNLMLGPFVGGYENSCNGCMLPLSDPFYYCSECVFFLHKACAELTKMKNVWHHHCQEPLALISDKAFECQECWHISNAFAYECCGCEENKCLRCVIALTPGARTCLKHVHPLYFYRDYEGQCNACGDTTRGYGAFCCKDCNFVLDLGCFSLPITARHKCDEHLLSLTDNDDNSYSESHHCDICEESRDVNRWFYHCTTCDTSAHVGCVLGSYPFLKLGSIYEETNHPHPLIIVKKKYYYPDCDKCSKPCEDVALECSKLECKYIVHWDCVAPYFLRQWWKWGM; encoded by the coding sequence GTGTGGGGAGAAGGTGTCTGCTCCATGTTTTTGCTGTGCGGAGCACTGTGGGTTTTATCTTCACAAGGTATGTGCCGAGGCACCTTTGGAGCTTAATCATCCTTTTCATCCTCATCATCCTCTTCTTCTTATGCAAAATGCACCTTATTCATCTGGACGGTACATTTGCAATTTTTGCGATAAAGGCGGTAATGAGTTTGTTTATCACTGCTCTTGCCATTTTGACTTTCATATTAAATGTGCtctgtttacatttaatattgcTGAGAATAATTTGAAAGAGCTTGAGCATGTTGCCCTTCAAGATAAAGAACTTGAAGATGATAATAAGTGCTTTGGGTGCCAGGAACCATTAACAAATTATACACACTTTTCTCCTGACTGTGGATTTAATTTACATGAGAAATGCGCTGAGCTTCCTTTCAAACTGAATCATGGGTGCCATCGCAAGCATCCTcttgttctacaatttaataGCCAACGGCTCTCTTGCAAGATATGTCGAGTAACAAGGCGAAGTACGGAAAGTGGATTTTTTTATGGTTGTTCTCCTTGTAAGTTTGTTGTTCACATTGAATGTGCATCACAATCACCATTACAAGTTATTAAGAGTACAAATCATGAACATCCATTCACCTTGTTTAATGGGCACCAACATCCCCTGCTTCTTATGTTGAATCAAGAGCAGCTGATCGACAATCAAGGCGGTGTAACTGATTGCTCCAGGTGTGGGGAGAAGGTGTCTGCTCCATGTTTTTACTGTGCGGAGCACTGTGGGTTTTATCTTCACAAGGTATGTGCCGAGGCACCTTTGGCGCTTAATCACCCTTTTCATCTCAACCATCCTCTTCTTCTTATGCAAAAGTCACCTCATTTATCTGGAGCGTACTTTTGCACATTCTGCCATGAATTTGGTGACAAGTCTGTTTATCACTGCTCTAGTTGTGAATTGGACTTTCATATTAAATGTGCTTTGTTTACACTTAATATTGCTGAGAATAATTTGAAAGAGCTTGAGCATGTTGCCCTTCATGATCCATTGATTTCCACTGAAAATGGTGATAAAAAACTCAAAGATGTTAGTAAGTGCTTTGGATGTTGGGAACCATTAGCAATGTATACACACTTTTCTCCTGATTGTGGATTTAATTTACATGAGAAATGCGCTGAGCTTCCTTTCAAACTCAATCATGTGTACCATCGCAAGCATCCTcttgttctacaatttaataGCAAACGGCTCTCTTGCAAGATATGCCAAGTACCAAGGCGAAGAGGATTTGTTTATGGTTGTTCTCCTTGTAAGTTTGTTGTTCACATTGAATGTGCATCACAATcgtcattacaagttattaagAATACAAATCATGAACATCCATTCACCTTGTTTTTGAGACAAGTTCCATTCACTTGTGATGCGTGTGGCACTGAAGGAAATCATGTTTCCTATACATGTGGTACATGCAACATTATAATCCATAAAAATTGCATTTCATTGCCTCGCATTATCAAAAGTAAGTGGCATGACCATCCCCTTATTCACACATATTTCCATCACATAgaagattttagggttttggattGCCTAATATGCCATGATGAAGTCAATACAGAGCATGGTAGTTACTATTGTTCAAAGTGTGATGTTATATTCCACGTGAAGTGTGCAATGAAGGATAAAGATTCATATGAAATAGTAGAAAACGAAGATGAGATGCCCCATGAAAGTTCCATCAGTGTTATTGAGAGGAACGATGCTGGAGAAGCTACAAAAATAAAGCATTTCAAGCATATGCATAATCTAATGTTAGGTCCCTTTGTTGGAGGATATGAAAATAGTTGCAACGGGTGTATGTTGCCACTCTCGGATCCATTTTATTACTGTTCAgaatgtgttttttttcttcataaagCGTGTGCCGAGTTAACTAAGATGAAGAATGTTTGGCATCATCATTGCCAAGAGCCTCTTGCCCTTATTTCTGACAAAGCTTTTGAGTGTCAAGAATGTTGGCACATATCTAATGCCTTTGCTTATGAATGTTGTGGATGTGAGGAAAATAAATGTCTCCGATGTGTGATTGCTCTTACTCCTGGTGCTCGAACATGTTTGAAACATGTTCACCCCCTCTATTTCTACAGAGACTACGAAGGTCAGTGCAATGCTTGTGGTGATACAACAAGGGGATATGGGGCATTTTGTTGTAAGGACTGCAATTTTGTGCTAGATCTTGGATGTTTTTCACTTCCAATTACAGCTCGTCACAAATGCGATGAGCATCTTCTTTCACTCACTGATAATGATGATAATAGTTATTCAGAGAGTCATCATTGTGATATCTGCGAAGAAAGTCGAGATGTAAATCGTTGGTTTTATCATTGTACAACATGTGATACTTCTGCTCATGTTGGTTGTGTTCTTGGAAGCTATCCATTCCTCAAACTCGGGAGCATCTATGAAGAAACAAATCATCCACATCCACTCATCATTGTGAAGAAGAAGTATTACTATCCTGATTGTGATAAATGTAGTAAGCCTTGTGAAGATGTGGCTCTTGAATGCTCAAAGTTGGAGTGCAAATATATTGTCCACTGGGATTGTGTAGCACCCTATTTTCTACGGCAGTGGTGGAAGTGGGGCATGTAG
- the LOC105796408 gene encoding uncharacterized protein LOC105796408 isoform X2, translating into MEESNNYGHQHPLLLMLNQDQLIHNQSGVTDCSRCGEKVSAPCFCCAEHCGFYLHKEPLTNYTHFSPDCGFNLHEKCAELPFKLNHGCHRKHPLVLQFNSQRLSCKICRVTRRSTESGFFYGCSPCKFVVHIECASQSPLQVIKSTNHEHPFTLFNGHQHPLLLMLNQEQLIDNQGGVTDCSRCGEKVSAPCFYCAEHCGFYLHKVCAEAPLALNHPFHLNHPLLLMQKSPHLSGAYFCTFCHEFGDKSVYHCSSCELDFHIKCALFTLNIAENNLKELEHVALHDPLISTENGDKKLKDVSKCFGCWEPLAMYTHFSPDCGFNLHEKCAELPFKLNHVYHRKHPLVLQFNSKRLSCKICQVPRRRGFVYGCSPCKFVVHIECASQSSLQVIKNTNHEHPFTLFLRQVPFTCDACGTEGNHVSYTCGTCNIIIHKNCISLPRIIKSKWHDHPLIHTYFHHIEDFRVLDCLICHDEVNTEHGSYYCSKCDVIFHVKCAMKDKDSYEIVENEDEMPHESSISVIERNDAGEATKIKHFKHMHNLMLGPFVGGYENSCNGCMLPLSDPFYYCSECVFFLHKACAELTKMKNVWHHHCQEPLALISDKAFECQECWHISNAFAYECCGCEENKCLRCVIALTPGARTCLKHVHPLYFYRDYEGQCNACGDTTRGYGAFCCKDCNFVLDLGCFSLPITARHKCDEHLLSLTDNDDNSYSESHHCDICEESRDVNRWFYHCTTCDTSAHVGCVLGSYPFLKLGSIYEETNHPHPLIIVKKKYYYPDCDKCSKPCEDVALECSKLECKYIVHWDCVAPYFLRQWWKWGM; encoded by the exons ATGGAGGAGTCTAACAATTATGGCCACCAACATCCCCTGCTTCTTATGTTGAATCAAGACCAGCTGATCCACAATCAAAGTGGTGTAACTGATTGCTCCAGGTGTGGGGAGAAGGTGTCTGCTCCATGTTTTTGCTGTGCGGAGCACTGTGGGTTTTATCTTCACAAG GAACCATTAACAAATTATACACACTTTTCTCCTGACTGTGGATTTAATTTACATGAGAAATGCGCTGAGCTTCCTTTCAAACTGAATCATGGGTGCCATCGCAAGCATCCTcttgttctacaatttaataGCCAACGGCTCTCTTGCAAGATATGTCGAGTAACAAGGCGAAGTACGGAAAGTGGATTTTTTTATGGTTGTTCTCCTTGTAAGTTTGTTGTTCACATTGAATGTGCATCACAATCACCATTACAAGTTATTAAGAGTACAAATCATGAACATCCATTCACCTTGTTTAATGGGCACCAACATCCCCTGCTTCTTATGTTGAATCAAGAGCAGCTGATCGACAATCAAGGCGGTGTAACTGATTGCTCCAGGTGTGGGGAGAAGGTGTCTGCTCCATGTTTTTACTGTGCGGAGCACTGTGGGTTTTATCTTCACAAGGTATGTGCCGAGGCACCTTTGGCGCTTAATCACCCTTTTCATCTCAACCATCCTCTTCTTCTTATGCAAAAGTCACCTCATTTATCTGGAGCGTACTTTTGCACATTCTGCCATGAATTTGGTGACAAGTCTGTTTATCACTGCTCTAGTTGTGAATTGGACTTTCATATTAAATGTGCTTTGTTTACACTTAATATTGCTGAGAATAATTTGAAAGAGCTTGAGCATGTTGCCCTTCATGATCCATTGATTTCCACTGAAAATGGTGATAAAAAACTCAAAGATGTTAGTAAGTGCTTTGGATGTTGGGAACCATTAGCAATGTATACACACTTTTCTCCTGATTGTGGATTTAATTTACATGAGAAATGCGCTGAGCTTCCTTTCAAACTCAATCATGTGTACCATCGCAAGCATCCTcttgttctacaatttaataGCAAACGGCTCTCTTGCAAGATATGCCAAGTACCAAGGCGAAGAGGATTTGTTTATGGTTGTTCTCCTTGTAAGTTTGTTGTTCACATTGAATGTGCATCACAATcgtcattacaagttattaagAATACAAATCATGAACATCCATTCACCTTGTTTTTGAGACAAGTTCCATTCACTTGTGATGCGTGTGGCACTGAAGGAAATCATGTTTCCTATACATGTGGTACATGCAACATTATAATCCATAAAAATTGCATTTCATTGCCTCGCATTATCAAAAGTAAGTGGCATGACCATCCCCTTATTCACACATATTTCCATCACATAgaagattttagggttttggattGCCTAATATGCCATGATGAAGTCAATACAGAGCATGGTAGTTACTATTGTTCAAAGTGTGATGTTATATTCCACGTGAAGTGTGCAATGAAGGATAAAGATTCATATGAAATAGTAGAAAACGAAGATGAGATGCCCCATGAAAGTTCCATCAGTGTTATTGAGAGGAACGATGCTGGAGAAGCTACAAAAATAAAGCATTTCAAGCATATGCATAATCTAATGTTAGGTCCCTTTGTTGGAGGATATGAAAATAGTTGCAACGGGTGTATGTTGCCACTCTCGGATCCATTTTATTACTGTTCAgaatgtgttttttttcttcataaagCGTGTGCCGAGTTAACTAAGATGAAGAATGTTTGGCATCATCATTGCCAAGAGCCTCTTGCCCTTATTTCTGACAAAGCTTTTGAGTGTCAAGAATGTTGGCACATATCTAATGCCTTTGCTTATGAATGTTGTGGATGTGAGGAAAATAAATGTCTCCGATGTGTGATTGCTCTTACTCCTGGTGCTCGAACATGTTTGAAACATGTTCACCCCCTCTATTTCTACAGAGACTACGAAGGTCAGTGCAATGCTTGTGGTGATACAACAAGGGGATATGGGGCATTTTGTTGTAAGGACTGCAATTTTGTGCTAGATCTTGGATGTTTTTCACTTCCAATTACAGCTCGTCACAAATGCGATGAGCATCTTCTTTCACTCACTGATAATGATGATAATAGTTATTCAGAGAGTCATCATTGTGATATCTGCGAAGAAAGTCGAGATGTAAATCGTTGGTTTTATCATTGTACAACATGTGATACTTCTGCTCATGTTGGTTGTGTTCTTGGAAGCTATCCATTCCTCAAACTCGGGAGCATCTATGAAGAAACAAATCATCCACATCCACTCATCATTGTGAAGAAGAAGTATTACTATCCTGATTGTGATAAATGTAGTAAGCCTTGTGAAGATGTGGCTCTTGAATGCTCAAAGTTGGAGTGCAAATATATTGTCCACTGGGATTGTGTAGCACCCTATTTTCTACGGCAGTGGTGGAAGTGGGGCATGTAG